The following proteins come from a genomic window of Pseudomonas cichorii:
- a CDS encoding Hsp70 family protein, with amino-acid sequence MNDQSPARACGIDFGTSNSTVGWQRPGVEALIALEDDKITLPSVVFFNMEERRPVYGRLALHEYLEGYEGRLMRSLKSLLGSKLIKHDTSVLGTAMPFKDLLGLFIGELKKRAERTAGREFEQVVLGRPVHFVDDDAQADQEAEDTLAEVARKIGFKDVSFQYEPIAAAFDYESGINSEELVLIVDIGGGTSDFSLVRLSPERRTHNDRHEDILATGGVHIGGTDFDKQLSLQGVMPLFGYGSRMKSGAYMPTSHHMNLATWHTINAVYSQKSQLALGSMRYDIEDTGGIDRLFKLIEQRAGHWLAMEVEETKIQLTHAETRHVPMDRIESGLSVDLSRAMFESAIDAQLERVRDSVRNLLSDAGVGVEQVNTVFFTGGSSGIPALRNSVSAMLPNARHVEGNIFGSIGSGLAIEAKKRYG; translated from the coding sequence ATGAATGACCAATCCCCGGCCCGTGCCTGCGGCATCGATTTCGGCACGTCCAATTCCACTGTCGGCTGGCAAAGACCTGGCGTGGAAGCGTTGATTGCGCTGGAGGACGACAAGATCACCCTGCCTTCGGTGGTGTTCTTCAATATGGAAGAACGTCGCCCGGTGTATGGCCGTCTGGCGCTGCACGAGTATCTGGAAGGCTACGAAGGCCGCCTGATGCGCTCGCTCAAGAGCCTGCTGGGTTCCAAGCTGATCAAGCATGACACCAGCGTGCTGGGCACGGCCATGCCATTCAAGGATTTGCTGGGGCTGTTCATCGGCGAGCTGAAAAAGCGTGCAGAACGCACCGCTGGTAGGGAGTTCGAGCAGGTTGTGCTGGGTCGTCCGGTGCATTTCGTCGATGACGACGCCCAAGCCGATCAGGAAGCCGAAGACACCCTGGCCGAAGTCGCCCGCAAGATCGGCTTCAAGGACGTGTCCTTCCAGTACGAGCCGATTGCTGCCGCCTTCGACTATGAATCCGGCATCAACAGCGAAGAACTGGTACTGATCGTCGATATCGGCGGTGGTACCTCAGACTTCTCTCTGGTGCGCCTGTCACCGGAACGCCGCACCCACAACGATCGCCACGAAGACATCCTGGCCACGGGCGGCGTGCATATCGGCGGTACCGACTTCGACAAGCAATTGAGCCTGCAAGGCGTGATGCCGCTGTTCGGTTATGGCAGCCGCATGAAAAGCGGTGCCTACATGCCTACCAGCCATCACATGAACCTGGCGACCTGGCACACCATCAACGCCGTGTACTCGCAGAAATCCCAGTTGGCGCTGGGCAGCATGCGCTACGACATCGAAGATACCGGCGGTATCGACCGCCTGTTCAAACTGATCGAACAGCGCGCCGGGCACTGGCTGGCAATGGAAGTCGAAGAAACCAAGATCCAGCTGACCCACGCCGAAACCCGCCATGTTCCCATGGACCGCATCGAAAGCGGCCTGAGCGTGGACTTGAGTCGTGCGATGTTTGAATCAGCCATCGACGCGCAGCTTGAACGTGTGCGTGACAGCGTGCGCAACCTGTTGAGCGATGCTGGCGTGGGTGTCGAGCAAGTGAACACGGTGTTCTTCACCGGGGGTTCAAGCGGCATTCCGGCCCTGCGCAACAGCGTGTCAGCCATGCTCCCGAATGCCCGCCATGTGGAAGGCAATATCTTTGGGAGTATTGGGAGTGGGTTGGCGATTGAGGCCAAGAAGAGGTATGGGTAA
- a CDS encoding AI-2E family transporter — protein MPTFSARQVLLASWILVFGGLLLILPFKLLPSLLAGLLVYELVNMLTPRLQRLISGERARWLAVALLGTIIVSLLTLIFAGAISFVLHEAENPGASLDKFMVLVDRARGQLPPFIDAYLPASAAEFQVSLGQWLQKHIGELQMIGKGAAHMFVTMLIGMVLGAIIALQRISDVHTRKPLAAALFDRLSLLSRAFRNIVFAQIKISLLNTAFTSVFLAIVLPLWGIHLPLTKTLIIMTFLLGLLPVVGNLMSNTLIFIVGMSVSIWVAFAALTYLIVIHKVEYFLNARIVGGQINAKSWELLLAMLLFEAAFGLPGVVAGPIYYAYLKSELQKEGLV, from the coding sequence ATGCCAACGTTTTCTGCGCGTCAGGTGTTGTTAGCCAGCTGGATTCTGGTCTTTGGCGGTTTGCTGCTGATCCTGCCTTTCAAGCTTCTGCCAAGTCTGCTGGCCGGTCTGCTGGTCTACGAACTGGTCAACATGCTGACCCCCAGGCTGCAACGCCTTATTTCCGGCGAGCGTGCCCGCTGGCTGGCCGTGGCCTTGCTGGGGACCATCATTGTCAGTCTGCTGACGCTGATTTTCGCCGGCGCCATCAGTTTTGTGCTGCATGAAGCCGAGAACCCCGGCGCGTCACTGGACAAGTTCATGGTTCTGGTGGACCGCGCCCGTGGGCAGTTACCGCCTTTCATTGATGCCTACCTGCCGGCCAGTGCAGCCGAGTTTCAGGTGTCTCTGGGTCAATGGCTGCAAAAGCATATTGGTGAGTTGCAGATGATCGGCAAGGGCGCGGCCCACATGTTCGTGACCATGCTGATCGGCATGGTGCTGGGTGCGATCATCGCCTTGCAGCGAATCTCGGACGTTCACACCCGCAAGCCGCTGGCCGCTGCGCTGTTTGACCGACTTAGCCTGCTGAGCCGTGCGTTTCGCAACATCGTCTTTGCCCAGATCAAGATCTCGCTGCTCAACACCGCCTTTACCTCAGTGTTCCTGGCGATTGTCCTGCCGTTGTGGGGCATTCACCTGCCGCTGACCAAGACCCTGATCATCATGACCTTCCTGCTCGGCCTGCTGCCGGTGGTGGGTAACTTGATGTCCAACACCCTGATCTTCATCGTCGGCATGTCGGTGTCGATCTGGGTGGCCTTCGCGGCGCTGACCTACCTGATCGTGATCCACAAGGTGGAATACTTCCTCAATGCGCGGATCGTCGGCGGGCAGATCAATGCCAAGTCCTGGGAATTGCTGCTGGCCATGCTCCTGTTTGAAGCAGCCTTCGGCCTGCCGGGTGTGGTGGCAGGGCCGATTTATTATGCGTATCTCAAGAGCGAGCTACAGAAGGAAGGGTTGGTGTAG
- a CDS encoding PsiF family protein: MKTLGISLLLVGLMVSAQGFAATEQQNKMTSCNADASAKSLKGDERKAFMSTCLKAAPAPAQTQQEKMKTCNATATTQALKGDARKSFMSDCLKKK, translated from the coding sequence ATGAAGACGCTCGGTATTTCTTTGTTGCTCGTTGGTCTGATGGTATCCGCCCAAGGTTTTGCCGCCACGGAGCAGCAGAACAAAATGACTTCCTGCAATGCTGACGCCAGTGCCAAATCGCTCAAGGGCGATGAGCGCAAGGCATTCATGAGTACCTGCCTGAAAGCTGCACCGGCTCCGGCGCAAACCCAGCAGGAAAAAATGAAGACCTGCAACGCGACAGCCACCACCCAGGCCCTCAAGGGCGATGCCCGCAAGAGCTTCATGAGCGATTGTCTCAAGAAGAAATAA
- a CDS encoding DMT family transporter, with translation MQYAFPLLTILIWAANTVITKASSLVIFPSEIGFYRWLLAGLLFTPFMLRPVWKNRALIKPVLGKIIILGVLGMAVYQSLAYFAAGMTTATNMGIIQSLVPMMALGLSIACLGNRLTFGALLGAVLSFAGVVVVVSAGNLSALVEQGINRGDAMVLVAAAAYAVYSTLLKKWQLCLPPLQLLYLQILVAIIVLFPLFILSPRTGLNMSNIPMVLYAAIPTSMLAPWLWMTSIMRLGPSRTTLFFNLMPIATALIAAAFLGERLALYHLAGGALTLCGVILAERWKTPLRQTT, from the coding sequence ATGCAATACGCCTTTCCTCTGCTGACCATCCTGATCTGGGCAGCCAACACCGTGATTACCAAGGCTTCATCGCTGGTGATCTTCCCTTCCGAAATCGGTTTCTATCGCTGGTTGCTGGCGGGCCTGCTGTTTACGCCCTTCATGCTGAGGCCCGTGTGGAAGAACCGGGCGCTCATCAAACCGGTGCTAGGCAAAATCATCATTCTGGGCGTGCTGGGCATGGCGGTGTACCAGAGCCTGGCGTATTTCGCCGCCGGCATGACCACGGCCACCAACATGGGGATCATTCAATCCCTGGTGCCGATGATGGCGCTGGGGCTTTCCATCGCCTGCCTGGGCAATCGCCTGACTTTCGGCGCCCTGCTCGGGGCCGTACTGTCTTTTGCAGGCGTAGTCGTGGTGGTCTCGGCTGGCAACCTGAGCGCACTCGTGGAACAGGGCATCAATCGCGGGGATGCGATGGTTCTGGTCGCGGCGGCTGCCTACGCCGTCTACAGCACCCTGCTGAAAAAATGGCAACTGTGCCTGCCGCCCTTGCAGTTGCTATACCTGCAGATTCTGGTGGCAATCATTGTGCTGTTTCCGCTGTTCATTCTCTCGCCCAGAACAGGCCTGAACATGAGCAATATTCCCATGGTTCTGTATGCGGCCATTCCGACCTCGATGCTCGCGCCCTGGTTGTGGATGACGTCCATCATGCGGCTGGGGCCCAGCCGCACGACGCTGTTCTTCAACCTCATGCCCATTGCTACCGCGCTGATCGCGGCCGCCTTTCTGGGCGAACGACTGGCGCTCTATCACCTGGCCGGCGGAGCCTTGACCCTGTGCGGAGTCATCCTGGCAGAACGCTGGAAGACCCCGCTGCGGCAGACGACCTAA
- a CDS encoding esterase/lipase family protein — MAQEQATRYPLLLVPGLLGFVRLLVYPYWFGIIKALERGGATVIPVMVSGVNSTEIRGEQLLKVVEKTLRETGVSKVNLIGHSQGALTVRYVAAKRPDLVASVTSVAGPNHGSELADYLERTFPVGSAGGRVVNAVIGLLSWTITVFETGYRGPKLPMNISASHQSLTTTGVALFNRQYPQGLPHTWGGQGEELVNGVRYYSWSGILQPGVTNRGRNMIDGTNVTCRIFARTFVKEKGQCDGMVGRFSSHLGTVIGDDFPLDHFDIVNQTFGLVGKGANPVKLFLDHAARLKAAGL; from the coding sequence ATGGCGCAAGAACAAGCTACACGATATCCGTTGCTGCTCGTGCCCGGGTTGTTGGGGTTTGTGCGTTTACTGGTCTATCCCTACTGGTTCGGCATCATCAAGGCGCTGGAACGTGGTGGCGCGACGGTGATTCCAGTGATGGTTTCCGGGGTCAACTCCACCGAGATACGGGGAGAGCAGTTGCTCAAGGTCGTCGAGAAGACCCTCCGCGAAACCGGTGTGTCCAAGGTCAACCTGATCGGCCATAGCCAGGGCGCGCTGACTGTTCGTTATGTCGCCGCCAAGCGTCCGGACCTGGTGGCTTCGGTGACCTCCGTGGCCGGTCCCAATCATGGTTCCGAACTGGCGGATTATCTGGAGCGTACTTTCCCGGTAGGCAGTGCGGGTGGGCGTGTGGTGAATGCGGTGATCGGTTTGCTGTCCTGGACAATCACGGTGTTTGAAACCGGGTATCGCGGGCCGAAGCTGCCGATGAATATCTCGGCTTCCCACCAGTCCCTGACCACGACCGGGGTGGCACTGTTCAACCGGCAGTACCCTCAGGGGCTGCCGCATACCTGGGGCGGGCAGGGTGAGGAACTGGTCAATGGGGTGCGTTACTACTCCTGGTCCGGGATCCTGCAGCCGGGCGTTACCAATCGTGGGCGCAACATGATCGACGGGACCAACGTCACCTGCCGGATCTTCGCTCGCACCTTCGTCAAGGAAAAGGGCCAGTGCGACGGTATGGTCGGGCGTTTCAGCTCACACCTGGGCACCGTGATCGGTGATGACTTTCCCCTCGACCACTTCGATATCGTCAACCAGACTTTCGGCCTTGTGGGCAAGGGTGCGAACCCTGTAAAGCTCTTCCTTGACCACGCCGCACGCCTGAAAGCCGCCGGCCTTTAG
- the osmE gene encoding osmotically-inducible lipoprotein OsmE: MYKKILAATCVLGTLAGCGTTTVQNPVDFVTYRDEPLVKQVENGMTRQQVLTIGGEPSSTFERKVNPGTCNNYVLFKEGHKQVYHVSFNGDGRVNHKGFMTCEQREANERAL; encoded by the coding sequence ATGTACAAGAAAATCCTGGCGGCTACCTGTGTATTGGGGACATTGGCGGGTTGTGGCACCACTACCGTGCAGAATCCGGTGGACTTCGTGACCTATCGCGACGAACCGCTGGTCAAGCAGGTCGAAAACGGCATGACCCGACAACAAGTCCTGACAATTGGCGGCGAGCCATCGTCCACCTTCGAGCGCAAGGTGAACCCGGGAACCTGCAATAACTACGTGTTGTTCAAGGAAGGCCACAAGCAGGTCTATCACGTGAGCTTCAACGGCGATGGCCGTGTGAACCACAAAGGCTTCATGACCTGCGAACAGCGCGAAGCTAACGAACGCGCCCTGTAA
- a CDS encoding T6SS effector BTH_I2691 family protein yields MTKKYGTLQERRAARFDKSPSSATCACLYKTADIAIVPVRYALDRSRYDVEPTQLKPLPARGQWSPLPRLKTRSYTLRQLYDGYVYVVDETAGTFHEYSISASDACLTRIVWTQAHLGQDVRRGDGEGHPYLLYPRKNRLHLAFSPVQWTWRICEHMRSHADSRALWMKPLDLSNFCATRNEPGALPLMALATAVADIDKNYVFEDKRFADSSIPTAGPESQPDQAEQSVFNPLGADVYWLGNVPDRCNSLLVALDDPLGVFNDLGMQLAGDQAAFQTWQHEHEHTLQIAQTVTALCGANGDVQKLPASVRGDSARTQHYLNEMEEYFDQMDLEEMLTMHGNSPGGSLGTMDMYKSADMRDALRSRYGRYPSEDDRQAWKDREKWRREVDLKGARAHLHHHLPLSEALLQQVRDTQADFQTWAEYLGNDPLKLFIDTANPKTLLYLQTVMTDLLMVYGQDQQASAWLADQEARGGSLFGTLRYGFSPGLKDALDQEANALLGGIGDFTNLATRAGELNAVLNHQGFADAAWMKTLKQPVQNTFKALRELASGAGKTIAENMLLAWVPVDSRLALGKSQNLVALIRNFMIGQILANTPEMIRINEQLASQLKQWKREQRHLIKQIDDTRFNWLYPLDPRERRHLARQLQSQLDALRLHELKIPGLLDFQNNQYAQLLQEEIRAFFKSGLDVAKDWHTRAKAWSERLGGLGAGITWGVILLNFINTAFLYEDLTRDGDFSGKDIVKVGYSLGYSFNLLMAVFVEAPWAVIREAKPVLIDGKSIGILDRSSAYWKTQGNNAWGDAIRGFRVTMVALGAFAVVATVLEFVDLFDDHDSAKTPEEKTAIVIKALAVIGMGVGGVLHLLVGLNVSKSLAFFVMNPWFVVGLFVVGAIYLLACLALNYFKKDGIGWWLKKCCWSRSIEFRHADNPEGRIEEKRSLLEIQLSPQVFVKSTVIYEQRYLGKGDYMEVAVPNGAWIQIQLPNAVRGKCIQLNVISSKRPLGILPVAKIESSIKTLFEERGQYTHIRKFTKVSNEPPPLGPPELHFPIMPENEDVVWQVWVPLDKSADYIELQIRYPSDVISPGKEERGYLYQIELDKKGNGTADGLTTPRLLVSAEHRAQSLTLATPE; encoded by the coding sequence ATGACTAAAAAGTACGGCACCCTGCAAGAGCGGCGTGCAGCACGCTTCGACAAGTCTCCGTCTTCTGCCACCTGTGCCTGTCTGTACAAGACGGCGGACATCGCCATTGTCCCGGTGCGCTATGCCCTGGACCGTTCGCGCTACGATGTCGAACCCACACAACTCAAGCCCTTGCCCGCCCGGGGCCAGTGGAGCCCACTGCCACGCCTCAAGACCCGCAGCTACACCCTGCGCCAGCTCTACGACGGGTATGTCTATGTGGTCGACGAAACGGCGGGGACTTTTCATGAGTACAGCATTTCGGCGTCCGATGCCTGCCTGACGCGCATCGTCTGGACGCAGGCCCATCTGGGGCAGGACGTTCGCCGCGGCGATGGAGAGGGCCACCCTTACCTGCTTTACCCCCGCAAGAACCGTCTGCACCTGGCTTTTTCCCCGGTGCAATGGACCTGGCGCATCTGTGAACACATGCGCTCACACGCCGACAGCCGTGCCCTGTGGATGAAGCCTCTGGACCTGTCCAACTTCTGCGCCACCCGGAACGAGCCGGGCGCGCTGCCGCTGATGGCGCTTGCCACGGCCGTCGCCGACATCGACAAGAATTACGTGTTTGAAGACAAGCGCTTCGCTGACTCGTCCATTCCGACTGCCGGGCCCGAATCGCAGCCCGATCAAGCGGAGCAATCAGTCTTTAACCCGCTCGGGGCCGATGTGTACTGGCTGGGCAACGTCCCGGACAGATGCAACTCGCTGCTGGTTGCACTGGACGACCCGCTGGGTGTGTTCAATGACCTGGGCATGCAACTGGCGGGTGATCAGGCCGCGTTTCAAACCTGGCAGCACGAACACGAACACACGTTGCAGATTGCCCAGACCGTCACTGCACTTTGCGGGGCCAATGGCGATGTGCAAAAACTGCCCGCTTCGGTACGTGGCGACAGCGCCAGGACCCAGCACTACCTGAACGAGATGGAGGAGTATTTCGATCAGATGGACCTGGAGGAGATGCTGACCATGCACGGCAACTCGCCGGGCGGCTCTCTGGGCACGATGGACATGTACAAGAGCGCGGACATGCGCGATGCGCTGCGTTCACGTTATGGGCGCTACCCGTCCGAGGACGACCGGCAGGCCTGGAAGGATCGCGAGAAATGGCGTCGCGAAGTCGACCTCAAGGGCGCGCGTGCCCATCTGCACCATCATTTGCCCCTCAGCGAAGCCCTGCTGCAACAGGTCCGCGACACCCAGGCCGATTTCCAGACATGGGCCGAGTACCTGGGCAACGACCCGCTCAAGCTGTTCATCGACACCGCCAACCCGAAAACCCTGCTGTACCTGCAAACCGTCATGACCGATTTACTGATGGTCTATGGCCAGGACCAACAGGCCAGTGCCTGGCTGGCGGATCAGGAAGCCAGGGGCGGGAGCCTGTTCGGGACCCTGCGCTATGGCTTTTCTCCCGGCCTCAAGGACGCCCTGGATCAGGAAGCCAACGCCCTGCTTGGCGGCATTGGCGACTTTACCAACCTCGCCACCCGCGCGGGCGAACTCAACGCCGTGCTCAACCATCAGGGTTTCGCCGACGCGGCCTGGATGAAAACGCTGAAACAGCCGGTACAGAACACCTTCAAGGCCCTGCGCGAACTGGCGAGTGGAGCAGGCAAAACGATTGCCGAAAACATGCTGCTGGCCTGGGTGCCGGTGGACAGCCGTCTGGCGCTAGGCAAAAGCCAGAACCTCGTCGCCTTGATCCGCAACTTCATGATCGGCCAGATTCTGGCCAATACGCCGGAAATGATCCGCATCAACGAACAACTCGCCTCCCAGCTGAAACAGTGGAAGCGCGAGCAACGTCACCTGATCAAACAGATCGACGATACCCGCTTTAACTGGCTCTATCCCCTCGATCCTCGGGAACGCCGACACCTGGCGCGCCAGCTGCAATCACAACTGGATGCCCTGCGCCTGCACGAACTGAAAATCCCGGGGTTGCTGGACTTCCAGAACAACCAGTACGCCCAGTTGCTGCAAGAGGAAATACGCGCCTTCTTCAAGTCCGGCCTGGACGTCGCCAAGGACTGGCACACCCGCGCCAAGGCCTGGAGCGAACGCTTGGGTGGCCTGGGTGCCGGGATCACCTGGGGCGTTATCCTGCTCAACTTCATCAACACCGCATTCCTCTATGAAGACCTGACCCGCGATGGCGACTTCAGCGGCAAGGATATCGTCAAGGTCGGTTACAGCCTGGGGTACAGCTTCAATCTGTTGATGGCCGTGTTTGTTGAAGCGCCGTGGGCGGTGATTCGGGAGGCGAAGCCGGTGCTGATTGACGGCAAGAGCATAGGCATTCTGGATCGCTCTTCCGCCTACTGGAAAACTCAGGGAAACAACGCTTGGGGAGATGCGATTCGCGGGTTCAGGGTCACGATGGTGGCGTTGGGGGCATTTGCGGTGGTGGCGACAGTGTTGGAGTTTGTGGATCTGTTCGACGATCACGACAGCGCTAAAACACCCGAAGAAAAGACAGCAATAGTGATTAAAGCACTTGCTGTGATCGGTATGGGGGTTGGTGGCGTTTTACACTTGTTAGTGGGTTTGAATGTATCCAAAAGCTTGGCGTTTTTTGTAATGAACCCATGGTTTGTGGTGGGGCTTTTTGTCGTGGGTGCAATTTATTTACTCGCGTGCCTGGCCTTGAACTATTTCAAGAAAGACGGCATTGGTTGGTGGTTGAAAAAGTGCTGCTGGTCACGCTCCATAGAATTCCGTCACGCAGATAATCCAGAAGGGCGTATCGAGGAAAAACGCTCTCTATTGGAGATCCAGCTAAGCCCTCAAGTGTTTGTCAAAAGCACGGTTATTTATGAACAGCGTTATCTGGGCAAAGGCGACTACATGGAAGTGGCCGTGCCCAATGGCGCATGGATCCAGATTCAACTCCCCAATGCCGTACGCGGAAAGTGCATTCAACTCAACGTTATCAGTAGCAAACGCCCTCTGGGTATTCTGCCTGTCGCCAAGATCGAATCCTCTATAAAGACCCTCTTTGAAGAGCGCGGACAGTACACGCATATTAGAAAATTCACAAAAGTCAGCAACGAGCCTCCACCCTTAGGCCCACCAGAACTGCATTTTCCGATCATGCCCGAGAACGAGGATGTTGTCTGGCAGGTCTGGGTACCGCTTGACAAGAGTGCTGACTATATCGAACTGCAGATAAGGTACCCCAGTGATGTGATCAGTCCTGGAAAAGAGGAGCGAGGTTACCTTTATCAGATAGAGCTCGACAAGAAGGGGAATGGCACAGCAGATGGATTAACCACACCCCGTCTTTTGGTGAGTGCTGAGCACCGCGCCCAATCCCTGACACTTGCAACCCCGGAATAA
- a CDS encoding small membrane protein YohP — protein MLKFLGGTVGIIFLIGLIVVIALFKLVF, from the coding sequence ATGCTCAAGTTTTTGGGTGGCACCGTCGGCATCATTTTCCTGATTGGTTTGATCGTGGTCATTGCTCTGTTCAAGCTGGTTTTCTAA
- a CDS encoding ferritin-like domain-containing protein has product MISAPQLSDVSSLRERARHNVENGAVTEGYSADRETILRLLNESLATELVCVLRYKRHYFMANGLKASVAAAEFLEHAQQEAEHADKLAERIVQLGGEPEFNPDLLTKHSHAQYVAGNTLKEMVYEDLVAERIAVDSYREIIQYIGESDPTTRRIFEDILAQEEEHADDMADILNDL; this is encoded by the coding sequence ATGATTTCTGCACCCCAGCTATCCGATGTCAGCAGCCTGCGTGAACGTGCCCGTCACAACGTTGAGAACGGTGCCGTCACCGAAGGGTATAGCGCGGACCGGGAAACCATCCTGCGTCTGCTCAATGAGTCTCTGGCGACCGAGCTGGTCTGCGTATTGCGCTACAAACGTCACTACTTCATGGCCAACGGCCTGAAGGCAAGCGTGGCTGCTGCGGAGTTTCTGGAGCATGCACAGCAGGAAGCGGAGCACGCCGACAAGCTGGCCGAGCGCATCGTGCAACTGGGCGGCGAACCGGAGTTCAACCCCGACCTGCTGACCAAGCACTCGCATGCACAGTACGTTGCCGGTAATACGCTCAAGGAAATGGTGTACGAAGACCTGGTTGCCGAACGCATCGCCGTCGACAGCTACCGTGAAATCATTCAGTACATCGGCGAATCCGACCCGACCACCCGCCGCATCTTTGAAGACATCCTGGCCCAGGAAGAAGAGCATGCGGATGACATGGCCGATATCCTGAACGACCTGTAA
- a CDS encoding AsmA family protein, which translates to MTRSRKIFAWTGATLLLVLAVLVIVIATFDWNRIKPTLNEKVSEALHRPFAINGDLAVHWQREPESGGWRAWVPWPHFVAQDLSLGNPEWSKTPQMVTLKQVEFRLALLPLLVQEVVIPRIDLTGPEARLERLADGRANWVFDLPKSDPEAEPSRWVVDIGAIKFDKGLVSFNDQTLKTQLDVVIDMLGKPIPFGDIVGSKEVKKAQEKGTVPQDYAFGLSVKGQYHEQKVNGTGKVGGLLALKDATQPFPVQADLKIGDTQIAIAGTLTDPQNLGALDLRLKLSGTSLSHLYPLTGVALPDSPAYSTDGRLIARLHDAAGANFRYEGFNGKIGNSDIHGDLSFVASQPRPKLSGVLVSNQLLFSDLAPLIGADSNAAQKKRGGESKQPKGKVLPVEEFQTDRWRAMDADVEFTGKRIVQSPDLPFTDLYTHLLLNDGQLSLQPLRFGVAGGKLDAEIRLDGRTQPLQGRARLSARNFKLKQLFPTFEPMKTSFGELNGDADISGRGNSIAALLGTANGDLKMLVNDGAISRGLMEIAGLNVGNYVVGRLFGDKDVKINCAASDFGIKDGLATSRLFVFDTENAIIYIDGTANFKTEQLDLKINPESKGFRVFSLRSPLYVNGPFASPNAGVQSGPLLLRGAGMVLLGATVGPAAGLLALVATGDSTPNQCGPLLEQMRAGKAPKTVK; encoded by the coding sequence ATGACGCGCAGCCGCAAGATTTTCGCCTGGACAGGCGCCACGTTGTTACTGGTGCTTGCCGTATTGGTCATTGTGATCGCCACCTTCGACTGGAACCGCATCAAACCCACCCTCAACGAAAAAGTCAGCGAAGCGCTGCATCGTCCGTTCGCCATTAACGGCGATCTTGCTGTGCACTGGCAGCGCGAGCCTGAATCCGGTGGCTGGCGCGCCTGGGTGCCATGGCCGCATTTCGTGGCTCAGGATCTGAGCCTGGGTAACCCCGAGTGGTCGAAAACTCCGCAAATGGTCACGCTCAAGCAAGTCGAGTTTCGTCTTGCCCTGTTGCCTTTGCTGGTGCAGGAAGTCGTGATTCCGCGTATCGACCTCACCGGCCCGGAAGCCAGGCTTGAGCGTCTGGCCGATGGTCGCGCCAACTGGGTCTTCGACCTGCCCAAGTCCGACCCCGAGGCCGAGCCTTCGCGATGGGTGGTGGATATCGGTGCGATCAAGTTCGATAAAGGGCTGGTCAGCTTCAATGACCAGACCTTGAAGACGCAACTGGATGTGGTGATCGACATGCTGGGCAAGCCGATCCCCTTCGGTGACATCGTCGGCAGCAAAGAGGTGAAGAAGGCCCAGGAGAAGGGCACTGTCCCGCAGGACTACGCCTTTGGTCTGTCGGTCAAAGGGCAGTATCACGAGCAGAAGGTCAACGGGACGGGCAAGGTCGGCGGTTTGCTGGCCTTGAAAGACGCCACGCAACCCTTCCCGGTGCAGGCCGATCTGAAAATCGGCGATACGCAGATTGCAATTGCCGGCACCCTGACCGATCCGCAGAACCTGGGTGCACTGGATCTGCGTCTGAAACTGTCCGGCACCAGTCTGAGCCATCTTTATCCACTGACCGGCGTTGCCTTGCCTGACTCGCCGGCCTACTCCACCGATGGCCGCCTGATTGCCAGGTTGCATGATGCCGCCGGGGCGAATTTCCGCTACGAAGGCTTCAACGGCAAGATCGGCAACAGCGACATTCATGGCGACCTGAGTTTCGTGGCCAGTCAGCCACGTCCCAAGCTGAGCGGGGTATTGGTTTCCAACCAGCTACTGTTCAGCGACCTTGCGCCCCTGATTGGTGCCGACTCCAATGCCGCGCAGAAAAAGCGCGGTGGCGAGAGCAAGCAGCCCAAGGGCAAGGTCCTGCCTGTGGAAGAGTTTCAGACGGACCGCTGGCGGGCGATGGATGCCGATGTGGAGTTCACCGGTAAACGGATCGTCCAGAGCCCGGACTTGCCCTTTACCGATCTGTATACGCACCTGTTGCTCAATGACGGTCAGTTGAGCCTTCAACCGCTGCGCTTTGGCGTGGCGGGCGGAAAGCTGGATGCCGAAATCCGCCTGGATGGCCGGACCCAGCCATTGCAAGGACGGGCCAGGCTGTCGGCGCGTAACTTCAAGCTCAAGCAGCTGTTTCCGACTTTCGAGCCCATGAAGACCAGCTTCGGTGAACTCAATGGCGATGCAGATATCAGCGGTCGCGGTAACTCGATTGCGGCTTTGCTGGGCACCGCCAATGGTGACCTGAAGATGCTGGTCAACGACGGCGCCATCAGCCGGGGCCTGATGGAGATTGCGGGGCTCAACGTGGGTAACTACGTGGTCGGCAGGTTGTTTGGCGACAAGGACGTGAAGATCAACTGCGCGGCGTCGGATTTCGGCATCAAGGACGGTCTGGCCACCAGTCGCCTGTTCGTGTTCGATACCGAGAACGCAATCATCTACATTGACGGCACAGCGAACTTCAAGACCGAACAACTGGACCTCAAGATCAACCCAGAGTCCAAGGGTTTCAGGGTGTTCTCGCTGCGCTCGCCACTCTACGTGAACGGCCCGTTCGCCAGCCCCAATGCGGGCGTGCAATCAGGCCCATTGCTGTTGCGCGGAGCGGGCATGGTGTTGTTGGGCGCTACGGTCGGCCCGGCGGCGGGGCTGCTGGCACTGGTCGCCACTGGCGACAGCACACCGAATCAGTGCGGGCCATTGCTGGAGCAGATGAGAGCGGGCAAGGCGCCCAAGACCGTGAAGTGA